In one Triplophysa dalaica isolate WHDGS20190420 chromosome 9, ASM1584641v1, whole genome shotgun sequence genomic region, the following are encoded:
- the tagln gene encoding transgelin isoform X2 has translation MANKGPSYGMSRQVQDKIEQKYDSELEGRLVEWIVAQCGSEASKPEAGKPGFQAWLKDGCILCELINSLCKDKPVKKIQSSSMAFKQMEQVSQFLNAAEQYGVIKTDMFQTVDLWEGKDLAAVQRTLMALGSIAVTKDEGTFRGDPNWFFKKAQENRRDFTEDQIKEGKNVIGLQMGSNKGASQSGMTGYGRPRQIMNP, from the exons ATGGCAAACAAAGGTCCATCTTATGGAATGAGCCGCCAAGTGCAGGACAAAATCGAACAGAAGTACGACTCTGAGCTGGAGGGCCGTCTGGTGGAGTGGATTGTGGCTCAGTGTGGCTCTGAGGCGAGCAAGCCAGAGGCCGGGAAACCAGGCTTCCAGGCCTGGCTTAAAGATGGATGT ATTTTGTGCGAGCTCATCAACAGTCTGTGTAAGGACAAGCCTGTGAAGAAGATCCAGAGCTCCAGTATGGCTTTCAAACAGATGGAGCAGGTGTCTCAGTTCCTCAATGCTGCTGAGCAGTACGGCGTCATTAAAACAGACATGTTCCAGACCGTCGATCTGTGGGAAG GAAAGGATTTGGCCGCCGTGCAGAGAACACTCATGGCTCTGGGCAGCATTGCCGTAACGAAAGATGAAGGCACCTTCCGAGGTGATCCCAACTGGTTCTTCAA GAAAGCTCAGGAGAACCGTAGAGACTTCACTGAAGATCAGATCAAAGAAGGAAAAAACGTCATAGGTCTGCAAATGGGATCCAATA
- the tagln gene encoding transgelin isoform X1, with protein sequence MASQGPGMANKGPSYGMSRQVQDKIEQKYDSELEGRLVEWIVAQCGSEASKPEAGKPGFQAWLKDGCILCELINSLCKDKPVKKIQSSSMAFKQMEQVSQFLNAAEQYGVIKTDMFQTVDLWEGKDLAAVQRTLMALGSIAVTKDEGTFRGDPNWFFKKAQENRRDFTEDQIKEGKNVIGLQMGSNKGASQSGMTGYGRPRQIMNP encoded by the exons ATGGCATCCCAG GGTCCAGGTATGGCAAACAAAGGTCCATCTTATGGAATGAGCCGCCAAGTGCAGGACAAAATCGAACAGAAGTACGACTCTGAGCTGGAGGGCCGTCTGGTGGAGTGGATTGTGGCTCAGTGTGGCTCTGAGGCGAGCAAGCCAGAGGCCGGGAAACCAGGCTTCCAGGCCTGGCTTAAAGATGGATGT ATTTTGTGCGAGCTCATCAACAGTCTGTGTAAGGACAAGCCTGTGAAGAAGATCCAGAGCTCCAGTATGGCTTTCAAACAGATGGAGCAGGTGTCTCAGTTCCTCAATGCTGCTGAGCAGTACGGCGTCATTAAAACAGACATGTTCCAGACCGTCGATCTGTGGGAAG GAAAGGATTTGGCCGCCGTGCAGAGAACACTCATGGCTCTGGGCAGCATTGCCGTAACGAAAGATGAAGGCACCTTCCGAGGTGATCCCAACTGGTTCTTCAA GAAAGCTCAGGAGAACCGTAGAGACTTCACTGAAGATCAGATCAAAGAAGGAAAAAACGTCATAGGTCTGCAAATGGGATCCAATA